The Triticum aestivum cultivar Chinese Spring chromosome 6D, IWGSC CS RefSeq v2.1, whole genome shotgun sequence genomic sequence atgaaggcgagctcggggaggccgatgcagtggctccgagcttcggcggagaggcggaggggatgtagtcgagggcggcgacgtcgtacggcacggcgaggtggcgagtggggcacggtggccgcgtgaacgacgggaacggcggcgagcgcgtcgggcgtggggaagaggggagcggcgcggatccgggggagggaagaggaaggcgcggaggccgagagggagagcggggtgagtgggagagaggcccgagggagcggggccgctggcgcccttatcctctcgcggggttcaccgccggcgagggggttcggcggcgacgcgccctgttccgacccggtcgggggaacaggaaggggacgcgggggggggaggtgggctgggccggggcgcggctgcgggtggcggcccagcttgggccgggggggggggggggtttgggccgcgggtccagtggggggggagcGGGCCCTTTCCCccccgttttctttttctgttttgttttctgttttctccttttgtttatttccttttctgttttatttcatttaaaagtatttagacattttgttaaaatgtgttttctccaccataattaccagtgtattatttagaacccactgaacatttctgtttgaatttttgaaaacttttattttccactttaattatatttgaagtttgaactaggagtttgacaagggtgtggttcaaatgtgatctagccctgtttagcaacatgattagcttaatcacagggagttactgtagcatgattctcagggtgttacaccaCCGCCCGCTCGTAAGTAGGGTTGGCCATGAGGGTGAGGTTGAaggcggcgttgccgaagtcctcgttgaggccggcggtgagcgtcGAGAGGAGAAGCTCGTCGCCCACCTTGAACCCGACGTCGTTGAGCTCGTCAGAGAGGGTCTTGAGCCGGAGACAGAAAGCGTCGATGGTGGAGTCGTTCTGGTGGCAcccaaaaaattcctgctgcaagaaaacaatctgttggagcttgttgtcggtgaagaggccattgATCTTGGTCCACACCGTGTAGGCATCGTCCCCATCGCGAACGACGGTGTGGAAGATGTCCGGAGAGACGGTgaggaagaaccaccggatgagggTGGCGTCAATGGCGAGCCAGttggcgtcgtgggcgccggcaaAGAAATTGGCGAGACCGTCCACATGATCATGAAGGTTGTACTCACGGAAAAGGAGATTGAAGTAGGTTTTCCAAGCATAGTAGTTTGCGGAGGCGTGGGAGAGGATAATGGGGACGTGATCGGAGAGGTGGATGTTGCGGATGTCGGCGGCTTTGGGCTCATCGGGCTCGGACCCGTAGGAGGAGTCGAACGGGTTGCTAGGAGgggcgctggaggaggaggaggtgccgagGGCTGACATGGCAGAAGGAGGGGGTGGCGGCACGGGATGGGATCGGGGAGGGGTTTAGGGTTTTCGGGAGGGAGGCGGCTCGGGGGGTGGGGAGCGGCGTGGTGCGGCAGGGAGGATGGAGGCGCGGCGGGGTAGGGTTGTGGGGGAGGGAGAGAGGTggcgcggcggcaggggaggcggcggcgcgggacagcgggagcggcggcggcccggggaggcgacggcggcgcggctagGGCTGGGGACCGAGGGTTAGGCTGATATCATGTAGAGAAATAGGATGCAACTCTCAATGTACTGATGGGTGCATATGCATAAGTATATATAGTACATAGGGCAAGTCATATCCTCAACTATACACAAAGAGAAGACTTGGAGTATAAGAATATATGTGCTAAATACATATCTCAACAAGATGCAGCAATCTTTGTGAGATCCGGCGTTCGCCGGTCGCGTTTCCGAGAGGGGAATCGATAGATCGATCGTTTGATTCCTCGATCCCGGGCGATGGAGGAGCTGATCAGCAGCGGACTGGCGGGGATGGACATATCCATCCTCCAcgggggcgagggcgagggcgagggcgaggacgAGGCCGAGGCCGAGGATGCCAGTGCCACCAGAGAGCAgagggaggagaagatgaaggatgTGAGGAGGGAGAACCATGATGAGTATATTAACAGCACACCTCCTCCATGTCcatgtccgccgccgccggcggcgccggagacgacgacgcaggaggaagaggaggaggagggggtttacagggaggaagatCGGATCGCCAGGTACCGCGGGCTGTGGGAGAGCCGCTTCGCCGGCAAATTTGGCTCCTTCGACGACCAGAGTAATCACCTCTAGCTCCCCTGTTTCGCTCGCATCACTACCTATTTTTCATCCATTAGATTAGATTGTAGCGAGGAAGAAAACAACTGCAATTTCATTCGTTCACGGGAACTTGCTCTACTGAAGCCACAAATCCACCTCACTCATATATTAATTACGATCAGTTATTAACTGTGTGCAATGTTCTTGTTAATGTAGAAAAAGAGATCAGAGACCCTTTCTAACCAGCTTTATTTAGCATGGTTGTGTCTTGTTTGCTGATAACAACAAGCTCTATGCGTTCCCGTGACACACAGTTTAATTTTGCTTCCTGCCATGCAGCAAGTCTTGGTCCCACGCGCTTTACATTCGGATCCATCCCGAGCTACGCGAGACCTCATTGTACCATGCAGATCTTCAGCGTTCGGGTGGCTGACCTGGAAGACGGCCTCCAGTGGCCGCTGCATGTCCACGGCCTGGTCGCCGCCAGGGACACCTCGGATCACAATCGCAACTTCCTCTTCAACCGCACCAGGGATAACTGCCAGGTCCTCACCCAACAGGCAAGCACCGTGCATCATTTCTTGTCTGTTGTTTTATGTTAAAATATATTTCCTCTGATTCTTCATCTTCATCGAGTTGGATCATGAATTTGATATATTCACCATATTTCTCGTCTTCGTTACATGATAGTCTGTCAATCGTTTGGTTGACATGTGTTGCTTGCATTGCAGGATCCATACCTACTGCTGACAGGCCCGTCGCGCGCGATCGTGATCATCGACCCGATCACGATTGAGTTCCAGCTGAAGGTGAAGAGCAAGATGTACCCCGAAGAGGACGAGATGCTGGCCTTTGGGATCTTCAACTACCCCCAGACCTACCTTGCCACACATGTGATCCGCTCTCGTATCCTCTGCGACCGGTGCACGATCGAGCTTGCCTATGCGCCGCTGGACCCCTCGGTCGAGGCGACCGTCATCGGTGTCCGGATCATCGACGGTGTCTGGCCAGAGGGTCTCCGAGGGCGCGTCGTCACCGAGGTCACAACCGTGAGGGAAGGGGAGGTGCTGCTGCTTGACTCCCGGGACGGGAAGATGCCGATCAGCCCTTCGACCGGCGTGGTCGAGCTCTCGAGGCGCGTCGTGTCAGTGGACCTCGAGGGGGGGAAGCTGGTTGTCTCCGTGGTGGCGTCCCCTCAGACCGCTGGCAAAGAAGACGGCGATGATGGTGGTGGCGCTGCCGTCGTTGTTGCGCGAGGCGAGGCCGTGTTCGCGCCGAAGAGGGCCGGCACGAGCAATGGCACCTGCGATCTTGGCTTCTGCAAGGTGGAGGTTGCTGTTGCATGGTCCCTTGTTTCGAGCTTGTGGAATGAGCGGCGCGCCCTCGCGAAACTCGCGGAGGAGAGGGCATGAATGAGTGTTCTTTGTGTTCCTGTGTACTGATCTGCTCACAGTTGATCTAGTCTGCTAGTTTATTCAGTCTACTTAATTACTATATGTTGATCTAGTCTGCTAGTTATTCAGTCTTCTTAATTACTATATGTTGTGACTGGTGAACTGATTCTTCGTTTTGTGTTGACATGCACCTGGACCGTCTCTGTTTTTCACTTGTCTTTGCTCAATTATAAGTAAGTTTTGTGTTGACCTACTTTGGTTTGTTACCTGTTGGCTTGCAAGAAGTAAAACCTGAAAGATGCAAGTGTTCCTGCAAAAACATACACATACAGTGATAAGTGCAGATACAGGAGACAAAGCACAAGTCTCAGCACAAAATCCACTCATCATGTCATTTCAGGTTTTGCACTACAACATGACATCCTGGCATTGCATTGCAGGCTTCTACTTTCAGAACAGTAAGATGAGGCAATACAAATGATAATCATGAACGTCCAAGGAACAGAAAAACAGATTTGCACCGTCGGTGCAGCGAAGCATGACACATGACTCAAATGTCGCCGGTCTAGTTCCCCTATATCTCCGCCATCAGGTATTTGCATTTTCACCGGGCTGCATATCTTGCCCATGACAATCCTAGAGACTATCACACAGGTTACAAGATACCTGCATATGCACTGTCTGCCTCATCATCATCTTCTCTGCATAGGCTTCAGCAGGTCTTTGAGAGTTCCCGGCCGCCTGGCGTCCTTCGCTTGCGTCGACTCCTCGGCGCCGCAGCTGCAGCTGCTCGTGTTGAGGTTCGCACCGCAGACAAGGCACAGGCCCTTGCAGGTGCTGCTGCAGAAGGCGCCCAGTGTGATCTCTAG encodes the following:
- the LOC123142267 gene encoding uncharacterized protein, translating into MEELISSGLAGMDISILHGGEGEGEGEDEAEAEDASATREQREEKMKDVRRENHDEYINSTPPPCPCPPPPAAPETTTQEEEEEEGVYREEDRIARYRGLWESRFAGKFGSFDDQTSLGPTRFTFGSIPSYARPHCTMQIFSVRVADLEDGLQWPLHVHGLVAARDTSDHNRNFLFNRTRDNCQVLTQQASTVHHFLSVVLC